In the genome of Triticum urartu cultivar G1812 chromosome 5, Tu2.1, whole genome shotgun sequence, one region contains:
- the LOC125556294 gene encoding uncharacterized protein LOC125556294 gives MGLLAFNRLMPMQRGRRRRPTQGRNGSVTSVAKRKDSHDDNSRSHKKLRYSGPSLPEAVWHHIHSLLPLRDAARVACVSHSFRRSWRCLPNLSLTRETLGLKGGVGGISSKIALDLAKRTDHILKNHSDVGVKALKLEIREFPFFSTSCDDLNRWLGIAVRPGIEELYLQLHSSHADVYNFPCTLLLDGSGKSIRHLHLGECAFRPTAGVGCLRSLTSLELYDVHITGDELMCLLSSSVALEKLTLAYCDELIFLEIPSLLQRLSHLVVHDCLNLEVIKNKAPYLYSFEYGGALVRLSLGVSLQNLDIDASGWDVIHYAGAKLPCMVPNLEALNIHSSYVRDILVVPGKSSTSSICVLGHLPQTMIISLWFLFLMLVLPWRLSYCLQSRIAWSKNQF, from the exons ATGGGGCTGTTGGCATTCAATCGGCTCATGCCTATGCAGCGGGGTCGGCGTCGCCGGCCAACTCAAGGCCGCA ATGGATCGGTGACTTCAGTTGCTAAAAGGAAGGACTCACATGATGACAATTCCCGGAGTCATAAAAAGTTGAGATACTCAGGACCAAGCCTTCCAGAG GCCGTATGGCATCATATACATTCTCTTCTTCCTCTACGAGATGCTGCACGCGTTGCCTGCGTGTCTCATTCGTTTCGACGTTCTTGGAGATGTCTTCCCAATCTCAGCTTAACTAGGGAAACACTGGGTTTGAAAGGCGGGGTCGGCGGGATATCATCTAAAATAGCGCTTGATCTTGCAAAGAGAACCGACCACATTCTGAAAAACCACTCAGACGTTGGCGTGAAGGCACTCAAACTTGAAATACGTGAATTTCCCTTTTTCAGCACCTCATGTGATGATCTCAATCGTTGGCTTGGTATTGCCGTTAGACCAGGGATTGAAGAACTTTACCTGCAGCTTCATTCATCTCATGCGGACGTGTACAACTTCCCATGCACACTTCTACTTGATGGGAGTGGCAAGTCGATTCGGCACCTTCATCTCGGTGAATGTGCCTTCCGTCCCACAGCTGGAGTTGGCTGCTTAAGAAGCCTGACTAGTTTGGAACTGTATGATGTGCATATTACAGGGGATGAGTTAATGTGCCTTCTTTCCAGTTCAGTTGCTTTGGAGAAATTGACACTAGCGTATTGCGATGAGTTGATTTTCCTGGAGATACCTAGCCTGCTGCAGCGGCTTAGCCACCTGGTTGTCCACGACTGCTTAAATCTGGAAGTGATAAAGAATAAGGCCCCTTATCTCTACAGTTTTGAATATGGTGGTGCCCTGGTACGACTATCACTTGGTGTTTCATTGCAAAACCTTGACATTGATGCTTCAGGGTGGGACGTTATTCATTATGCTGGTGCCAAACTTCCATGCATGGTGCCAAACCTTGAAGCTCTTAACATACATTCGTCTTATGTG AGGGATATACTGGTGGTACCTGGCAAATCCTCCACCTCCAGCATCTGTGTATTGGGACATTTACCCCAGACTATGATTATTTCTCTCTGGTTTCTTTTCTTGATGCTTGTCCTTCCTTGGAGACTTTCATATTGTCT GCAGAGCCGGATTGCATGGAGCAAGAATCAGTTTTAG